Proteins from a genomic interval of Rosa chinensis cultivar Old Blush chromosome 2, RchiOBHm-V2, whole genome shotgun sequence:
- the LOC112189643 gene encoding transcription repressor OFP7 — MAKRFRLRICRVIPSFQSCRSKDPASLPANPVPSFLRPSPSLNHHLTTPPSKSHHSSSIKRHVSSAFGCGFGTKPTLSDDDDHSGSLPPELFEWEREDKWHVVAMVNEDKTPRRKIYTSSASADSDRDDAVSLSFSPPPPPPPSSAEKKKKQRLRKKKTTTSRMIRFSTSSAESGLFSDEDEENETLVSFSTDSSADIFTRHLATIRETTPRRRKKTKSKAKRSVSRKSVEFESPRLSVFQRLIPCSVDGKVRESFAVVKKSEDPYEDFKRSMMEMILEKQMFHEKELEQLLHCFLSLNAREHHRVIVQAFSEIWEGLFCGSARSSGARVSRAL, encoded by the coding sequence ATGGCGAAACGTTTCAGGCTCCGGATATGCAGGGTTATTCCCTCCTTCCAATCCTGCCGTTCAAAAGACCCCGCTTCTCTCCCTGCCAATCCCGTCCCTTCATTTCTCCGACCATCCCCATCACTCAACCACCACCTCACCACCCCACCATCCAAATCCCATCACTCCTCCTCCATCAAACGCCACGTGTCCTCCGCATTCGGCTGCGGCTTCGGAACAAAACCAACCCTTTCCGACGACGACGACCACAGCGGATCATTGCCGCCGGAGCTGTTCGAGTGGGAAAGAGAGGACAAGTGGCACGTGGTCGCCATGGTCAATGAAGACAAAACCCCCCGTCGCAAAATCTACACTTCCTCGGCCTCCGCTGACTCCGACCGCGACGACGCCGTTTCGctttctttctctcctcctccacctccgcCTCCTTCCTCggcggagaagaagaaaaaacaaagactgaggaaaaagaaaacaacgacGAGTCGTATGATCCGCTTCAGCACCTCCTCCGCCGAGAGCGGACTCTTCAGCGACGAAGATGAAGAAAACGAAACCCTAGTCTCCTTTTCCACCGACTCCTCCGCCGATATATTCACGCGCCACCTGGCAACGATCCGCGAGACGACCCCTAGGcggaggaagaagacgaagagtAAAGCTAAACGCAGCGTTTCAAGGAAGAGTGTTGAGTTTGAGTCCCCTAGGCTGTCGGTGTTTCAGAGGCTTATACCGTGCAGTGTCGACGGGAAGGTTAGGGAGAGTTTCGCGGTGGTGAAGAAGTCGGAGGATCCGTACGAGGACTTCAAGAGGTCGATGATGGAGATGATATTGGAGAAGCAGATGTTTCATGAGAAAGAACTGGAGCAGTTGCTGCACTGCTTCTTGTCTTTGAATGCGAGGGAGCACCATAGGGTCATTGTGCAGGCTTTCTCTGAGATTTGGGAGGGTTTGTTCTGTGGTAGTGCAAGGTCGTCAGGAGCTAGAGTTTCTAGAGCTCTTTAG